A stretch of Candidatus Nanogingivalaceae bacterium DNA encodes these proteins:
- the tgt gene encoding tRNA guanosine(34) transglycosylase Tgt: protein MKKALNFEIKTRLNGTLARTGVIKTPHGEIKTPAYIAGGTNATVKAMTPEQILSTGAQAVLANTYHLMLRPGADILQKAGGIHKFMNWSAPTFTDSGGFQVFSLGMAYKKGIDATSHISKGDSSLAKNNSNQLAKVGEDGVWFKSHISGERIFMSPEISMELQHKIGADIHMAFDELTSPLAGRKQIKSALDKTHFWAEKCLKRHNELNTEHFEKGENLQALFAVVQGAREEDFRKESASFLGSRDFDGFGIGGIFQPEEIPEVLTWVNTTLPEEKPRHLLGMGAQPADLFLGVEFGIDTFDCVAPTRQARNGAIFTYSGRINIKNAKFKEDFTPINPRCECYTCQNFTKAYINHLFRADEILASTLASIHNEFFVINTVDKIRESLENDTFFEYKRQFLNEYYGEERAKDFETQRDEDSLQN, encoded by the coding sequence ATGAAAAAAGCTTTAAACTTCGAAATTAAAACCCGCTTAAACGGAACATTAGCCCGTACCGGCGTGATTAAAACACCGCACGGAGAAATTAAAACTCCCGCCTATATCGCCGGCGGAACAAATGCAACCGTAAAAGCGATGACGCCTGAGCAAATTCTTTCAACTGGCGCCCAAGCTGTTCTTGCTAACACTTACCACTTAATGCTTCGACCTGGTGCAGATATCCTTCAAAAGGCTGGCGGAATCCATAAGTTCATGAATTGGAGCGCACCAACCTTTACCGACTCGGGCGGTTTTCAAGTTTTTTCACTTGGAATGGCTTACAAAAAGGGGATTGATGCTACTTCACATATTTCGAAAGGCGATTCTTCGCTTGCAAAAAACAATTCAAACCAGCTCGCAAAAGTTGGTGAAGATGGAGTTTGGTTCAAATCACATATTTCAGGTGAGAGAATTTTTATGTCACCCGAAATTTCTATGGAACTCCAGCACAAAATTGGTGCGGATATTCACATGGCTTTCGACGAATTAACCTCGCCACTTGCAGGCCGAAAACAAATTAAATCTGCGCTCGATAAAACTCATTTTTGGGCTGAAAAATGCTTAAAACGCCATAACGAATTAAATACTGAGCACTTCGAAAAAGGCGAAAATTTGCAAGCATTATTTGCGGTTGTTCAAGGTGCTCGAGAAGAAGATTTTCGAAAAGAAAGTGCAAGTTTTTTGGGTTCGAGAGATTTTGATGGCTTTGGAATTGGTGGAATTTTTCAACCTGAAGAAATTCCCGAAGTTCTAACTTGGGTAAACACAACCTTGCCCGAAGAAAAACCGCGACATTTGTTAGGAATGGGCGCGCAACCTGCCGATCTCTTTTTGGGCGTAGAATTTGGTATCGATACTTTCGATTGTGTAGCGCCAACTCGCCAAGCACGAAATGGTGCAATTTTCACTTATTCTGGGCGAATTAATATTAAAAATGCTAAATTTAAAGAAGATTTTACACCAATTAATCCACGATGTGAGTGCTATACTTGTCAAAATTTCACAAAAGCTTATATAAATCATCTTTTCCGCGCAGACGAAATTCTTGCCAGCACGCTTGCCTCAATTCATAATGAATTTTTCGTAATTAACACTGTTGATAAAATTCGTGAAAGCCTCGAAAATGACACGTTTTTTGAATATAAGCGCCAATTTTTAAATGAATACTATGGTGAAGAACGCGCAAAGGATTTTGAAACACAAAGAGATGAAGATTCGTTGCAAAATTAA
- a CDS encoding YbaB/EbfC family nucleoid-associated protein → MAGIKDQMKMVRELQKAQKELKKEIIEVEAGEGAVVIQFTGELKVKSVKLDPELIDFDDIEELEHWIQIAIRDGLEEAQKAAAEKMQPLMGGLGNLGL, encoded by the coding sequence ATGGCAGGAATTAAAGACCAAATGAAAATGGTGCGCGAACTTCAAAAAGCACAAAAAGAACTTAAAAAAGAGATTATTGAAGTTGAAGCTGGAGAGGGCGCAGTGGTAATTCAATTTACAGGGGAATTAAAAGTTAAAAGTGTAAAATTAGACCCTGAATTAATCGATTTTGATGATATCGAAGAGCTTGAACATTGGATTCAAATTGCAATTCGTGATGGCCTCGAAGAAGCACAAAAAGCAGCAGCCGAAAAAATGCAGCCTTTGATGGGTGGGCTAGGAAACCTAGGACTTTAA
- the rplK gene encoding 50S ribosomal protein L11, with the protein MAKKVIGNLKLRIPAGRATAGPPVGSTLGQWGLNMMDFINPFNEATKDMMGKDVIVHLQVFEDRTFTWKSLGQPVDDMIRERAGIQKGAGNSKTDKVGKITKAQLQEIAEAKMDHLNAVSIEGAMKTIAGTARSMGVEIAE; encoded by the coding sequence ATGGCAAAGAAAGTTATTGGAAATTTGAAACTTCGAATCCCAGCTGGCCGTGCAACAGCAGGTCCTCCAGTTGGTTCAACGCTTGGTCAATGGGGACTAAACATGATGGATTTCATCAACCCATTCAATGAAGCAACTAAAGACATGATGGGTAAAGATGTAATTGTTCACCTTCAAGTTTTCGAAGATCGAACATTCACTTGGAAATCACTTGGTCAACCAGTTGACGATATGATTCGTGAACGAGCAGGAATCCAAAAAGGTGCAGGAAATTCAAAAACTGACAAAGTTGGTAAAATTACAAAAGCTCAATTGCAAGAAATTGCTGAAGCTAAAATGGATCACCTAAATGCAGTTTCAATCGAAGGCGCTATGAAAACTATCGCCGGAACAGCACGCTCAATGGGTGTTGAAATTGCCGAATAA
- the rplL gene encoding 50S ribosomal protein L7/L12, with translation MADIKKLAEELVKLTILEANELKEHLKEEYGIEPAAVAVAATAGAADTADEKTEFTVTLKDAGAQKVAVIKAVKEITGLGLGEAKAIVDGAPAPVKEKVSKDEAEEAKKKLEEAGATVELA, from the coding sequence ATGGCTGACATTAAAAAATTGGCTGAAGAATTGGTAAAATTGACTATTCTTGAAGCTAACGAATTGAAAGAACACCTCAAAGAGGAATACGGAATCGAGCCAGCTGCTGTTGCTGTTGCCGCTACCGCCGGTGCTGCTGACACTGCTGACGAAAAAACAGAATTTACAGTTACTTTGAAAGACGCTGGTGCTCAAAAAGTTGCTGTTATTAAAGCAGTTAAAGAAATCACAGGTCTTGGACTTGGTGAAGCTAAAGCTATCGTTGACGGTGCTCCAGCACCAGTTAAAGAAAAAGTTTCTAAAGATGAAGCTGAAGAAGCTAAAAAGAAACTTGAAGAAGCTGGCGCAACTGTTGAGCTTGCTTAA
- the rplJ gene encoding 50S ribosomal protein L10: MALSRDKKNQLVAELSAALKDAKMTAFAEYKGLTVADLQELRKEAREAGVQIKVVKNRLVRVAMQEVEALKESDTSALKGQLVYAISNEDEIAAAQVLGKFAKTHPDLKLVGAFADNGDVMDTATVTTLSELPNKDQLIGQIVDTLLSPINAIAGGLTNEDLEFRKATN; this comes from the coding sequence ATGGCATTATCACGCGATAAAAAGAACCAATTGGTTGCTGAATTAAGCGCCGCTCTAAAAGACGCAAAAATGACAGCTTTTGCTGAATATAAAGGTTTGACAGTTGCCGACCTTCAAGAACTTCGAAAAGAAGCTCGTGAAGCTGGCGTTCAAATCAAAGTTGTAAAAAACCGCCTAGTGCGAGTTGCGATGCAAGAAGTTGAAGCTCTAAAAGAATCTGATACTTCTGCACTAAAAGGTCAACTTGTTTATGCAATCTCAAACGAAGATGAAATTGCTGCCGCTCAAGTTTTGGGTAAATTTGCAAAAACTCACCCAGATCTTAAACTTGTTGGTGCTTTTGCCGACAATGGCGACGTAATGGATACTGCAACTGTTACAACACTTTCAGAACTTCCAAACAAAGACCAACTTATCGGTCAAATCGTGGACACACTTCTTTCGCCAATCAACGCGATTGCTGGTGGTCTTACAAACGAAGATTTGGAATTTCGAAAAGCAACCAATTAA
- the recR gene encoding recombination mediator RecR, whose product MSQVLPKALIETIENLEKLPGVGSRTAERYAYYLLKNNALVSEKIAESLLGLHKNVKTCPKTFALISKDEEFSSLYTDEARNKKLVAVVEEPLDIIALEKTKHFNGTYHVLGGVISPINGITPDQLHIHELAERISNDSVEEIIIATNASVEGESTALYIQNYLREKGFENLIISRLARGLPVGVDLEYADQITLSHALEGRKEI is encoded by the coding sequence ATGTCGCAAGTTTTACCAAAAGCCCTAATTGAAACAATTGAAAATCTCGAAAAACTTCCTGGCGTTGGATCGCGCACTGCCGAACGGTACGCTTATTATTTGTTGAAAAACAACGCCCTAGTAAGCGAAAAAATTGCCGAGAGTCTTTTAGGGTTACATAAAAATGTAAAAACTTGCCCAAAAACTTTTGCTTTAATTTCAAAAGATGAAGAATTCTCTTCGTTATATACCGATGAAGCTCGTAATAAAAAACTTGTGGCCGTCGTTGAGGAGCCTCTTGATATTATTGCGCTCGAAAAAACCAAACATTTTAATGGAACATATCATGTTTTAGGCGGTGTGATTTCACCTATTAACGGAATCACGCCCGATCAGCTACATATTCACGAACTCGCGGAAAGAATTTCAAACGATAGCGTTGAGGAGATTATTATCGCTACAAATGCAAGCGTTGAAGGTGAAAGTACTGCGCTCTACATTCAAAATTATTTGCGTGAAAAAGGATTTGAAAATCTAATAATCTCACGTCTCGCTCGCGGCTTGCCTGTTGGTGTCGATTTGGAATATGCCGACCAAATAACTCTAAGTCATGCACTTGAAGGAAGAAAGGAGATTTAG
- the dprA gene encoding DNA-processing protein DprA, producing MEIFQINLSDYDYLRDLPHIPDPPKKLFMRGKLPTKRVKTVAIVGTRKPSAYGREIATKIASECAKNGIVVVSGLALGIDSIAHRAAINSGGKTIAVLANSVDKIYPRSHEDLGQKILQTNGAILSEYPNNTPARPWQFLARNRIVSGLADAVVIIEAASRSGTLSTANHALDQGKEIFAVPGNITSPLSAGCNQLIKNGANPLTSVEDLLDFLIPNRFEKQTQLFKGDTSEENVILEFLSKNGTTSSDTIIKQTKLSASEFNQAITMLELKGLALNNGGEKWSLK from the coding sequence ATGGAAATATTTCAAATAAACCTTTCAGACTATGATTATTTAAGAGATCTACCACACATACCAGACCCTCCAAAAAAGCTTTTTATGCGAGGTAAACTACCCACAAAAAGAGTAAAAACTGTAGCAATTGTCGGAACGCGCAAACCAAGCGCATACGGACGCGAAATTGCTACAAAAATTGCAAGCGAGTGTGCAAAAAATGGTATCGTAGTTGTTAGTGGTTTAGCTCTGGGCATTGACTCTATTGCCCATAGAGCTGCGATCAACTCTGGAGGAAAAACTATCGCTGTTCTTGCGAATAGTGTTGATAAAATCTATCCTCGTTCTCATGAAGACTTGGGTCAAAAAATCCTTCAAACAAATGGAGCGATATTAAGCGAATACCCAAACAATACACCAGCTAGACCATGGCAGTTTTTAGCACGAAATAGGATAGTATCCGGTCTTGCGGATGCTGTCGTTATTATTGAGGCCGCATCCAGAAGCGGGACGTTATCGACCGCCAACCATGCATTAGATCAAGGCAAAGAAATATTTGCCGTTCCAGGAAATATAACATCACCGCTTTCTGCGGGATGTAACCAGCTGATTAAAAATGGCGCTAACCCGCTAACTTCAGTAGAAGATTTACTTGATTTTCTAATCCCCAACCGCTTCGAAAAACAAACACAACTTTTCAAAGGCGACACCAGTGAGGAGAATGTAATTTTAGAATTTCTTTCGAAAAACGGTACAACTTCGAGTGACACAATTATTAAACAAACGAAGCTTTCTGCTAGTGAATTTAATCAAGCAATCACAATGCTTGAGCTCAAAGGGTTAGCATTAAATAATGGCGGCGAAAAATGGAGCTTAAAGTAG
- a CDS encoding DUF167 domain-containing protein, translated as MKIRCKIKPNSKKGNLIQKSQDETGEFFEIFVREPAIEGKANLAVIKLLAKEFDVSKSRVSLKTGTKSRFKIFEIEK; from the coding sequence ATGAAGATTCGTTGCAAAATTAAACCAAATTCGAAAAAGGGAAATCTCATTCAAAAGTCGCAAGATGAAACCGGCGAATTTTTTGAGATTTTTGTTCGTGAGCCAGCAATTGAAGGAAAAGCAAATTTGGCGGTAATTAAACTTTTAGCGAAAGAATTTGACGTTTCGAAAAGCCGAGTCTCCCTAAAAACTGGCACAAAATCAAGATTTAAGATTTTCGAAATAGAAAAATAA
- a CDS encoding glycosyltransferase family 39 protein, translating to MKKLKISDFWIYKFRYQIGIGILSLGYLAIIIYTLFITPNGLTAGEIENTKSAVNLDFSNIFSKNIIDLPYRLLQKISIDIFGLSNFSIKLPSIIISLLSLVFITKISGMWFSKRASILASIIAITSSQFFFIAQNGTSEILYIFYPILLIWSGMKFLETPKKRQIFILITILGLSFYTPLSSYIVLAFLITVLTHPHLRFTIKRTPKSQKILGVSLFLIITTPLLFSILKDLSILKIIFGIPNKLDFFENIKNLGLSLIGFSNPISNGMLSPVVNPATAILILIGLYFALTARHSARSYLISIWTIILAFVCLTNTATITILFTPILILTITGLQGLIDTWYALFPKNPYARFFGLIPTSIFVFNLLITNLSVFALSYQYSPQILSAFNQDLDILLTKTDSNRILVVSKNEEDFYKVLERQGKAKVKDTAEDNEIVVSKEAYKTTNISDKYHVKKILVSNRKDNSDRFYVLTRS from the coding sequence ATGAAAAAATTAAAAATTAGTGATTTTTGGATTTATAAATTTCGTTACCAAATTGGAATCGGAATTTTATCTCTCGGCTATTTAGCTATAATTATTTACACTTTATTTATTACACCAAACGGCTTAACTGCAGGTGAAATTGAAAACACAAAAAGTGCAGTAAATTTAGATTTCTCAAATATTTTTTCAAAAAATATTATAGACTTACCGTATCGTCTCCTACAAAAAATCAGTATCGATATTTTTGGCTTAAGTAATTTTTCGATCAAATTGCCATCAATTATAATTTCGCTACTTTCACTTGTCTTCATAACTAAAATTTCAGGAATGTGGTTTTCGAAACGTGCATCAATCCTAGCTTCGATTATCGCAATTACATCCAGTCAATTTTTCTTTATTGCCCAGAATGGTACAAGCGAGATACTTTATATTTTTTACCCAATTTTACTCATATGGAGTGGAATGAAATTCCTAGAAACCCCAAAAAAGCGCCAAATTTTTATTCTGATTACAATTTTGGGTTTGAGTTTTTATACACCTCTAAGTTCTTATATTGTTTTAGCGTTTTTAATTACGGTTTTAACACATCCGCACCTACGTTTTACAATAAAAAGAACACCGAAATCGCAGAAGATTTTAGGTGTTTCACTCTTCTTAATAATTACAACACCGCTACTATTTTCAATCCTTAAAGATCTTTCGATATTAAAGATCATCTTTGGAATACCTAATAAGCTAGATTTTTTTGAAAACATTAAAAATCTTGGCCTATCCCTAATTGGATTTTCAAACCCAATTAGTAATGGAATGCTTTCTCCAGTAGTAAATCCAGCAACAGCAATCTTAATCCTAATCGGACTCTATTTTGCATTGACAGCTCGACACTCTGCAAGAAGCTATCTAATTAGTATATGGACAATAATCCTAGCCTTTGTCTGTTTAACAAATACCGCAACTATTACTATTTTATTTACTCCTATATTAATCTTAACGATTACTGGACTTCAGGGATTAATTGATACTTGGTACGCACTATTCCCAAAGAACCCTTATGCACGTTTCTTTGGTTTGATTCCAACTTCAATTTTTGTCTTTAATTTATTAATTACAAACCTCTCAGTTTTCGCTTTGAGTTACCAATACTCACCACAAATCCTTTCAGCTTTCAATCAGGACCTAGACATCCTTCTAACAAAAACTGATTCAAACCGAATTTTGGTAGTCTCGAAAAATGAAGAAGATTTTTATAAAGTTCTTGAGAGGCAGGGTAAAGCTAAAGTTAAAGATACAGCCGAAGATAACGAAATCGTAGTTTCGAAAGAAGCCTATAAAACTACAAACATTTCAGACAAATACCACGTAAAAAAGATTTTGGTTTCAAACCGTAAAGATAATTCTGATCGTTTTTATGTTTTAACGCGTAGTTGA
- a CDS encoding DHH family phosphoesterase, producing the protein MKFENIRKLINNSQKICVIQAENPDGDSLGSALALEEILSDLGKSVKLFCPVDIPKYLRYFSGWDRIESSIYEKFDLFIIVDTTSNTLLSKIVDDPLYKNLLEKTPVLVIDHHTDATPDITFEHELVLEEASSTGEVIFEIANALNWKINQTAAQDILGAIFSDTLGLSTSNTSARTFEVAGELTKLGASSAKLEESRRELSKKAPEILEYKGRLIQRIEYFFDRKLAVVHIPWEEIKEYSDKYNPSVLVIDEMRMVEGVEACVAIKTYPDGKLTGKVRTNSPIAADIAGYFGGGGHAYAAGFRVYEKYDEILRELITCCDKIFN; encoded by the coding sequence GTGAAATTCGAAAACATAAGAAAATTAATAAACAATTCACAAAAAATTTGCGTAATTCAAGCCGAAAATCCAGACGGTGATAGTTTAGGCTCAGCTTTAGCTTTAGAAGAAATTTTGAGCGATCTCGGAAAAAGTGTTAAACTTTTCTGTCCTGTAGATATTCCAAAATATTTACGATATTTTAGCGGTTGGGATAGAATAGAAAGTTCGATTTATGAAAAATTTGATCTTTTCATAATTGTTGACACTACAAGCAATACATTGCTTTCGAAAATAGTCGATGACCCTCTTTATAAAAATCTACTCGAAAAAACTCCGGTTTTAGTGATTGATCACCATACTGATGCAACACCCGATATAACATTCGAACATGAACTGGTTCTAGAGGAAGCAAGCTCAACTGGAGAGGTTATTTTTGAAATCGCAAACGCTCTTAATTGGAAAATAAACCAAACCGCTGCACAAGATATTTTAGGTGCAATTTTCAGCGACACCCTAGGACTTTCAACAAGTAACACTTCAGCTCGAACTTTTGAGGTTGCTGGAGAACTAACAAAACTCGGCGCAAGTTCTGCTAAACTAGAAGAATCACGTCGCGAATTATCTAAAAAAGCTCCTGAAATTCTAGAATACAAAGGACGATTAATTCAGCGAATTGAATACTTTTTTGATAGAAAATTAGCAGTAGTACATATCCCTTGGGAAGAAATTAAAGAGTATTCTGATAAATATAACCCTAGCGTTTTAGTTATCGATGAGATGCGAATGGTTGAGGGTGTAGAAGCTTGTGTAGCAATAAAAACCTACCCGGATGGAAAACTCACCGGAAAAGTTCGGACAAATTCACCAATCGCTGCGGATATTGCAGGTTATTTCGGTGGAGGTGGACATGCCTATGCGGCAGGTTTTCGAGTTTATGAGAAATATGACGAAATCTTACGTGAACTCATTACTTGCTGTGATAAAATTTTTAATTGA
- a CDS encoding type II secretion system GspH family protein, with protein MKKHKLNKGFTIIEVVLVLAVAGLIFLMVFLAVPALGRSQRDTARKNDARNLLAAVIQFKTNNGGRAPFNGNNDAWTKLKPYWNRSQYLNDRPNGHIDDFGSSNSATTQIVTYSRLGSYWHKPGSWNIVLGTVCEKSDGGGYYLKYGGSVPAKAIAVLVELESVQTDAYSGGWGYCIDSESN; from the coding sequence ATGAAAAAGCATAAACTTAATAAAGGTTTTACAATTATCGAGGTTGTGCTCGTTCTTGCAGTGGCTGGGCTGATATTTTTAATGGTGTTTCTTGCTGTCCCTGCTCTTGGGCGATCTCAACGAGACACGGCAAGGAAAAATGATGCCCGTAATCTTTTGGCGGCGGTTATTCAATTTAAGACTAATAATGGCGGTAGGGCCCCTTTTAATGGAAATAATGATGCTTGGACAAAACTTAAGCCTTATTGGAACAGAAGCCAATACTTAAACGATCGTCCAAACGGTCATATCGACGATTTCGGCTCCTCTAACTCTGCTACAACTCAAATTGTTACATATAGCCGACTAGGTAGTTATTGGCATAAACCAGGCAGTTGGAATATCGTTCTCGGCACGGTCTGTGAAAAAAGTGATGGTGGTGGATACTATTTAAAATATGGCGGATCTGTTCCAGCTAAGGCTATCGCCGTACTAGTAGAGCTTGAAAGTGTGCAAACTGATGCTTATAGTGGTGGATGGGGATATTGCATAGATTCAGAAAGTAATTAA
- a CDS encoding YhgE/Pip domain-containing protein — protein sequence MKKYFRKIKQNRMLLATLFIVSFIPVIYAGTFLASIWDPYSKIENLKISVVNEDEPVLFNGQNIELGNKISNNLKQSRTLNWQFTDLKTAEKDLTDGDTFMIVHIPKDFSKNSVSFLGENPQKVNISFKTNVSKSKSGEMISTNAAQKLSEQVRAQISENYSKILLSQLSNVQNGFSKAASGSEQISNGISSLGNSLNSANSGVIKLKNGAEKLNSANQKMAEASNKLAFSATEISNKTNLLSQNSENLQKGLQDFSAKSEEFSNGLTTLNSAISDNSDAKNQSEHLLELNQKVAKMHILAEQTNNQNIKNLADELAISAKNITADAQKNAKKSQNLQTQFSQKIVPAAQSLAQNSRKIQNSHNLLLSGEKQLSTGVTTFSTKMNEFNTSEQKIPESTAQLLGGINTLNSGINTINSGTTKLQDGSNLLTSQLSSGAEKLSKINFSDESAKNIATPVKSEVSNNSGDATYGKAMAPYFIALGLFVGAISFNIAFPIQNKPKKNCSALKWWLSRVGIMAGFAGAETLVLTIIFSGIFNISPADINSFVLSSYVSAFSFLLIVHALMFAFGRVGQFASIVFMILQLASSGGMFPIATTPQIFQNMAPFMPLYYSLTAFRQAILGGLSQPIFESSIFSLIIFGLIFGVISLLAYYVKMSSSENKTLSSNKI from the coding sequence ATGAAAAAATATTTTAGAAAAATAAAGCAAAATCGTATGCTTCTAGCCACTCTATTTATAGTAAGTTTTATTCCCGTTATCTATGCTGGAACTTTTTTGGCATCAATCTGGGACCCTTATTCAAAAATCGAAAACCTAAAGATATCAGTAGTAAATGAAGATGAACCTGTCCTTTTTAATGGTCAAAATATTGAACTTGGCAATAAAATTAGCAATAACCTTAAGCAATCAAGAACTTTAAACTGGCAGTTTACGGATTTAAAAACAGCCGAGAAAGATTTGACCGATGGCGACACTTTCATGATTGTACATATTCCAAAAGATTTTTCGAAAAATTCAGTTAGTTTTTTGGGAGAAAATCCGCAAAAAGTGAATATTTCATTTAAAACAAATGTTTCGAAAAGTAAATCTGGTGAAATGATTTCAACCAACGCCGCACAAAAACTGAGTGAACAGGTTCGAGCGCAAATTAGTGAAAACTACAGTAAGATTCTACTTTCTCAACTTTCGAATGTTCAAAACGGTTTTTCGAAAGCAGCGAGCGGTTCAGAACAAATTTCAAACGGGATTAGTAGTTTAGGCAATAGTTTAAATTCGGCAAATTCTGGAGTTATAAAACTAAAAAATGGCGCGGAAAAATTAAATTCAGCAAACCAGAAAATGGCCGAAGCGAGTAATAAACTTGCTTTTAGTGCAACCGAAATTTCAAATAAAACCAATCTTTTAAGCCAAAATAGCGAAAACTTACAAAAGGGATTACAAGATTTTTCGGCCAAAAGTGAAGAGTTTTCGAATGGTTTAACCACACTAAATTCTGCGATAAGCGATAATTCTGATGCAAAAAATCAAAGTGAACACTTATTGGAATTAAATCAAAAAGTGGCAAAAATGCACATTTTAGCTGAACAAACTAATAATCAGAATATTAAAAATCTTGCCGATGAGTTGGCGATTTCGGCAAAAAATATTACCGCTGACGCCCAAAAAAATGCTAAAAAATCGCAAAACTTGCAAACGCAATTTTCGCAAAAAATTGTTCCAGCCGCACAAAGCTTGGCGCAAAATTCACGCAAAATACAAAATTCACACAACTTACTTCTATCGGGCGAAAAACAGCTTTCAACTGGAGTTACAACTTTCTCAACAAAAATGAACGAATTTAACACCAGTGAACAAAAAATCCCTGAAAGTACAGCTCAACTTTTGGGCGGAATTAACACTTTAAATTCAGGAATAAACACAATAAATTCCGGCACCACAAAACTACAAGATGGCTCGAATCTATTAACTTCACAACTTTCATCTGGTGCAGAAAAACTTTCGAAAATTAATTTCTCGGATGAATCTGCTAAAAATATCGCAACGCCAGTTAAAAGTGAAGTTTCAAATAATTCTGGAGATGCAACATACGGAAAAGCGATGGCTCCATATTTCATCGCATTAGGTTTGTTTGTTGGGGCGATTTCGTTTAATATTGCGTTTCCGATCCAAAATAAGCCAAAAAAGAATTGTTCAGCACTTAAATGGTGGCTTTCAAGGGTAGGGATTATGGCTGGCTTTGCCGGAGCTGAAACTCTAGTTCTTACAATTATTTTTAGCGGAATATTTAACATTTCACCTGCGGATATAAATTCTTTTGTTTTGAGTTCTTATGTTTCGGCATTTTCATTCCTTTTGATTGTTCATGCATTAATGTTTGCTTTCGGCAGAGTTGGCCAGTTTGCTTCAATTGTTTTCATGATTTTACAGCTTGCAAGTAGCGGGGGAATGTTCCCGATTGCGACAACACCTCAAATTTTTCAAAACATGGCGCCATTTATGCCGCTTTACTATTCGCTAACCGCTTTCAGACAAGCAATATTAGGCGGATTATCTCAACCAATTTTTGAAAGTTCCATCTTTAGTTTGATTATTTTTGGTTTAATTTTTGGTGTTATAAGTTTATTGGCGTATTACGTCAAAATGAGTTCTAGCGAAAACAAAACTCTTTCTAGCAATAAAATTTAG
- a CDS encoding MarR family transcriptional regulator — MEEKILDLLQKINTIYRSAQKYATRELSKNDISAIEAAILTKICNSSAPQDEISKEIGVDKAYISRVLAKMEEKNFILKKNSQKDKRIREIEITKLGKEKLNIRQQILVKWCEETFGDISLKELNLLTEVIEIISNKANEK, encoded by the coding sequence ATGGAAGAAAAGATTCTTGATTTGTTGCAAAAAATTAATACAATTTATCGCTCGGCACAAAAATATGCAACACGTGAGCTTTCGAAAAATGATATTTCAGCTATCGAGGCTGCAATTTTAACCAAGATTTGCAATTCTTCTGCTCCGCAAGATGAAATCTCTAAAGAAATAGGTGTTGATAAGGCTTATATTTCGCGAGTTTTAGCTAAAATGGAAGAGAAAAATTTTATTTTAAAGAAAAATTCACAGAAAGATAAGCGAATTCGTGAAATTGAAATTACAAAACTAGGTAAAGAAAAACTGAACATTCGGCAGCAAATTCTAGTTAAATGGTGTGAAGAAACCTTTGGCGATATTTCTTTAAAAGAGTTGAATCTATTAACCGAAGTGATCGAAATTATTTCAAATAAGGCAAACGAAAAGTAA